Proteins encoded within one genomic window of Brenneria nigrifluens DSM 30175 = ATCC 13028:
- a CDS encoding YjaG family protein, whose protein sequence is MLRNPIHLRLEKLGSWQHVTFMACLCERMYPNYHEFCQQTGFGDAMVYRRILDLVWETLVVKDAKVNFDSQLEKLEEAIPAADDYDIYGVYPAIDASIALGELIHSRLSGETLEHAIAISEASIRTVAMLEMTQAGREMTDDELKVLPAIEDEWDIQWEIFRLLAACEERDIELIKGLRADLREAGSSNIGINLQQ, encoded by the coding sequence ATGTTACGTAACCCGATTCATTTGCGTTTGGAAAAGCTCGGAAGCTGGCAGCATGTCACCTTTATGGCATGCCTTTGCGAACGTATGTACCCGAATTATCATGAGTTTTGTCAGCAAACCGGGTTTGGCGACGCTATGGTTTATCGCCGTATTCTCGATCTGGTTTGGGAAACGCTGGTGGTCAAAGACGCGAAAGTCAATTTCGACAGCCAGTTGGAAAAATTAGAAGAGGCAATTCCTGCGGCTGATGACTATGATATTTATGGTGTCTACCCGGCGATTGACGCCTCTATCGCCCTGGGCGAGCTGATCCATTCCCGCCTTAGCGGCGAAACGCTGGAACATGCGATTGCCATCAGCGAGGCGTCTATCCGCACGGTCGCCATGCTCGAAATGACGCAGGCCGGTAGAGAAATGACCGATGACGAGCTCAAGGTTCTGCCGGCAATTGAAGACGAGTGGGATATCCAATGGGAGATTTTCCGCCTGTTGGCCGCCTGCGAAGAGCGTGATATCGAGCTGATTAAAGGGCTCCGCGCTGACCTGCGAGAGGCCGGAAGCAGTAATATTGGTATAAATTTACAGCAATAA
- the nfi gene encoding deoxyribonuclease V (cleaves DNA at apurinic or apyrimidinic sites), with protein MIDTQGLRAEQLTRAAEIVRYDDLPFEQPDFIAGADVGFEQDGAITRAVIAVLRYPSLELVEYKIARVGTTMPYIPGFLSFRECPGLLAAWGMLEQKPDLLFVDGHGISHPRRLGVASHFGLLVNVPTIGVAKSRLCGHFAPLSDQVGSREPLLDKGEQIGWVWRSKARCNPLFVATGHRVGLDSALLWVQRCMRGYRLPEPTRWADAVASDRAAFQRWQQQML; from the coding sequence GTGATTGATACCCAAGGGTTGCGCGCGGAGCAACTGACGCGCGCCGCGGAAATTGTTCGTTACGACGATCTGCCTTTCGAGCAGCCGGATTTTATCGCCGGCGCCGACGTGGGCTTTGAGCAGGACGGCGCGATAACCCGCGCGGTCATCGCCGTGCTGCGCTATCCGTCGCTGGAATTGGTGGAATACAAGATTGCGCGGGTTGGTACGACCATGCCGTATATCCCCGGTTTTCTTTCCTTTCGGGAATGCCCGGGCCTGCTGGCCGCCTGGGGGATGCTGGAGCAAAAGCCGGATTTGTTATTTGTTGACGGACATGGTATTTCACATCCGCGCCGGCTTGGCGTGGCCAGCCATTTCGGCCTGCTGGTGAATGTGCCGACGATCGGCGTGGCGAAAAGCCGTCTGTGCGGACATTTCGCGCCGTTATCGGATCAGGTGGGCAGCCGGGAGCCGCTGCTGGATAAAGGCGAGCAGATTGGCTGGGTATGGCGCAGCAAGGCGCGCTGTAACCCGCTGTTCGTGGCCACCGGCCATCGCGTCGGTCTGGATAGCGCCCTGCTGTGGGTGCAACGCTGCATGCGCGGCTACCGTCTGCCGGAGCCCACTCGCTGGGCCGACGCGGTGGCATCCGACCGGGCGGCGTTTCAACGCTGGCAACAGCAGATGTTGTGA